The following are encoded together in the Conger conger chromosome 11, fConCon1.1, whole genome shotgun sequence genome:
- the lipg gene encoding endothelial lipase, producing the protein MKYNTLWIPVILSFVILTSRVGGSGILEDDFTEKPPTTEPSEADGSLSLVKFNMRKSLDLDEDGCYLQPGRRECLQECGFNATAKTILVIHGWTMSGMFERWMHQLVSAVQQRETEANVVVVDWILLAHQLYPDAVNNTQMVGRDIALLLDWLQDEVQLPLERVHMIGYSLGAHVAGYAGTFVRGTVGRITGLDPAGPMFEGVESDRRLSPDDADFVDVLHTYTRETLGFSIGIKQPIGDIDIYPNGGDVQPGCRLGDVLSTAAAGNLVDVMKCEHERAVHLFVDSLLDKDHLSFAYQCTGPDRFKKGICLSCRKNRCNNMGYNAKKMRKRRNSRMYLKTRADTPFAGYHYQMKMHVFDRKHAKDADPSFTVQLYGAHNDTGDISVEVLDRVGLNFTNTFLVFTENEIGDLLKIKLSWEGASQSWGSMWKSLKSAWSWSSATGKQELQVRRIRVKCGETQKKFTFCAEDLAAIDIAQGGHLTFVKCRDGWEVKPRKRLHY; encoded by the exons atgaaatacaatacattGTGGATTCCTGTCATTTTGTCCTTTGTCATTTTAACTTCTAGAGTTGGAGGAAGCGGAATCCTTGAAG ATGACTTCACTGAAAAACCTCCTACGACGGAGCCCAGTGAGGCGGACGGCTCACTCTCCCTGGTTAAGTTCAACATGCGGAAGTCTCTGGACCTGGACGAGGACGGCTGCTACCTGCAGCCGGGTCGACGGGAGTGTCTGCAGGAGTGTGGCTTTAACGCCACAGCGAAGACTATCCTGGTCATCCACGGCTGGACG ATGAGCGGCATGTTcgagaggtggatgcaccagcTGGTTTCGGCTGTGCAGCAGAGGGAGACCGAGGCCAACGTGGTGGTGGTGGACTGGATCCTCCTGGCGCACCAGCTCTACCCCGACGCCGTGAACAACACCCAGATGGTGGGGCGCGACATCGCGCTCCTCCTGGACTGGCTCCAG GACGAGGTCCAGCTGCCTCTGGAGAGGGTTCACATGATCGGGTACAGTCTGGGCGCACACGTGGCTGGATACGCAGGGACCTTTGTGCGGGGGACTGTTGGCAGGATCACTG GACTGGACCCCGCCGGGCCCATGTTTGAGGGTGTGGAGTCGGACCGGCGGCTGTCCCCGGACGACGCGGACTTCGTCGACGTGCTCCACACATACACGCGGGAGACCCTGGGCTTCAGCATCGGCATCAAGCAGCCAATCGGGGACATCGATATCTACCCCAACGGCGGCGACGTGCAGCCCGGCTGTAGGCTGGGAGACGTGCTGTCCACCGCGGCTGCAGGGA aCTTAGTAGATGTAATGAAGTGTGAGCACGAGAGGGCGGTGCACCTGTTCGTCGACTCTCTGCTCGACAAGGACCACCTGAGCTTCGCCTACCAGTGCACGGGGCCCGACCGCTTCAAGAAGGGCATCTGCCTCAGCTGCCGGAAGAACCGCTGCAACAACATGGGCTACAACGCCAAGAAGATGCGCAAGAGGAGGAACAGCAGGATGTACCTGAAGACTCGGGCCGACACACCTTTCGCAG GCTACCACTACCAGATGAAGATGCACGTGTTCGACAGGAAACACGCTAAAGATGCGGACCCCTCTTTTACTGTGCAACTGTACGGGGCCCACAATGACACCGGAGACATCAGCGTGGAAGT GCTTGACCGAGTTGGACTGAACTTTACGAACACCTTCCTGGTCTTCACGGAGAATGAGATCGGAGACCTGCTCAAGATCAAGCTGTCCTGGGAGGGGGCGTCCCAGTCCTGGGGCTCGATGTGGAAGTCTCTGAAGAGCGCGTGGTCCTGGTCCAGCGCCaccggcaagcaggagctgcaggTCCGCCGAATCCGGGTCAAGTGTGGAGAGACCCAGAAGAA GTTCACGTTCTGTGCTGAAGACCTTGCTGCCATTGACATCGCCCAGGGGGGTCATCTGACGTTCGTGAAATGCCGAGACGGCTGGGAAGTGAAGCCCAGAAAAAG ATTGCACTATTGA